Genomic DNA from Prunus persica cultivar Lovell chromosome G1, Prunus_persica_NCBIv2, whole genome shotgun sequence:
TAAACATAAAAACACCAGGGTTTTAGCCTCCTCTGCAAGCCCCTTGTTTTCAATTATAACCGTATCTGTATCTGCATTGCATGGAAATAGATTTATGGATGACAAAATAAAAGTCAACTTTATTGACAAATAAGGAGTTCTATTGCATCAAAGGAAGAGTGACAGTTTAAGCTAAAAGAACAGCTAGCTACACAGCAGCCCTGAACAAGACATGTACAATCAACTGTTTTTACATTTACATAATTTCAGGTAGTGAGAAGTTTCTTCAATATTTGCAAGCAGAAATTCTTAACGCAGTGGATCTGCAGCACTCAATGAAAAGCATTTGAACACCAATAACCACTTTCTCATATTTTGTAGAGAAACTAACTTCATGCACTCCAGGTCTCCAATAGTAGCATACAAGACAACTGACTTAACTGCTAAGTGCTAAATATACATACTTGAATGAACAAATGTACACTGGCTACAGCAATCTGAAGATATATCAGAAGTATAAGTTCAAGGATCGGAACCCCTCAAAGGTCTCCGTCGGCCGGTCCGCCTGCAAAGCATCAAGGAAGAAACAGCAAATCAAAACCATTGACACAACTTCGAAAATGTCAAGAAAATATTACACACACTAGATATGAATAATTATTAAAGGATACTGAAAAAAACAGCTACTACATCGTTGGCCCCTTTGCAACTTTGACCATCCCTCATGCTGCATCACAAATCATATATTATTATCActcacaaaacaaataacacaCACATACAAATAATTAATGGAACCGAAGTTCTTAAATCATATACCAATATCTGGATTAAAGATAGGAATGGGGTTGCAGGGGCCAACTCAGCACACAACCACTTCATCATCACAGACATTTTCTTAACATCAAGGCTTGGACCTGATTAGATAACCCATTTGATCAACAAGTTCTTGCAAGTCCTCACCCCAATCTGCTGGCTCTGCAACCAAATCCTCCACCGCGACATCGATATCTGATTCATCGCCCACCACAATAACGTCTTCCTCCGGATTGCCACCAATGAGCTCATCGCTCCACAGCTCCTCCCATGTAGTCTCATTAACAATGCCGAAGTTGCCACCAACCGAACTTGAATGAGGGTCTATGATATCACTGCTTGATTCATTATCCAATGCAGCAGCTGAGAAAAAGGTCTCAATCTGCGATCCGATAGTTTCCAACTCTCCCTGATCTTGGCTTGCTGAGTAGTCCGCAACATGGGTTTTAGGTTTTTCTTGCAGATTCTCCACACTGGGGCTAGCTGATAATCTCCGCTTTCGACCAATTTCCATACCACGCAACTCTTTATTCCGAGCCTTCTTCTCAACAAGGTTTTGGATAAAAGATGGGCTATTGAGTGCTTTAGCAAGGAAAGCCATAATCTGCTGTTGTTTTTTCTCTGTGGTCTGCAACCGACCCTCCATTGCCATGACttgttcttttgaattttgttgttgctgccTCAGCCTCACTATTTCAGTCATTAAAACATTTCGGTCTCTCTTCAATCTTTCAAGCTCAGTCTCCAGTCCATACTGGCCCAGTTCAACACAAGCTCCTCCTCCACCTTCTTGTTGCATACTCTGTGACATATGCCTCCTCCTCTTGATGGTCTTCAGTAAATGCCTCTGCCCTCCCAGAAACCCTTCGTTGGCAAATTCCCATCGGTCAGGATCAACCTTTCTAAAACCCTGCATGCAATCAGTTGATGAGCAAGCATTGAAATTTACTAAACAGGTATGTAATTAGCAAACCCTACTGACGAGcaatgaaatcaaatcatgattcatgacCATCAGAAGAAAGGGAATTGCTTTTATAAGAAATTCAAAGAGAGCATCGAAACTAGTTAACAGAGTTGCAGAACGAATAAAAAAAGCATGACAACCAATAATTGAAATTCTTACACTGAACCAAAAATGTTACAGTAATTAGCAAGCAGCCAACTTTATTATTACttgatttctcaaatttttcatGTCAGCCCACAAACTAAAAGGGAactgcaaaaaagaaaagaacccaTGTAGAATTCTGCATTCAATATGAAGACGATGCAATAAAGTTCATGTTTTTTGAGGATCACTTACATATGTATTAAGCTGACGAATGAAGCTGGAGAAGTTCCCGTGCTTGAAGTAGCGAGGAAGAAGAGTGGTGGAGAACTTATGAGAGTCCCAAACAACGAAGCTGTTGCGAGCTCTGCTCCAGGAGACAATGGCGTCTGTAGAAGGATCCTCCACCATTTCAAAGGTCTTTGTGAGAAAAGGGGGAGGGCCCACTTCGTGTAAGCCCTCTATTGGCTGAGGTGAGAagcttgaagaagaagaggatgatGAACCAACAGTGCATGTCACAATCTCTTCCTCTTTCACCGCCACTCCATCCATGGTATTGCTCTGTTTCTCACGCACCCCCAATTCGTGCTCTCACTTTCAAAGTGAGGATTTTTTACATTCCCAGAGAGTTGCaagaattgggttttggaaTTGGATGCAATTTAACGGAATTTAGTTGATCAATTTgagctttgagtgaaatttgAGAACTTTGAGATCTTCTGGGTAGTGTTTTTTGTAAtgcggaggagagagaagatgtATATTTAAGGCGGTGGAAAGGAAAGTTCTAGAGACATGAGGGGACGGTGTCTCTCAAATTTGTAAGAAGTTTCTTCCCCTTGTATAAGATCGCACAACAAATAGCAAACACCCCAAAGCTCTAGAACCTTCTCCACGTTTGGGCCATATGAAGAACATGAGCCCAATAGCTGATATACCACTTTTTATTGTGCTCAATTATGctcaaaatcaattatttattaatttgttcaacaaaaaaaatatatatatcaactaataatttttttaagttttcaatcaacaaatttgagaattcttattttattttatgcataAACCAACAAGAGAGTCCACATCTGCATTAATtatcaggaaaaaaaagaagatattttgttatatattcattcttagcactaataatatagataaattatatattatttaatttctataaacaaacccaaaaattgatAGCtgaccctattgaatttaattttgaatataaaattactttgatgccctattgagtgtcttgggtttttttatgaggttttggggttgagtttgTTTCAATAAatcaatggcagttttgtaatttaaaagaaatttaaaaaaaaatttgttatgttgtaaatgagtttttagtgtgtttttaaagtccatttcatttaggattcttttataatttgaactcctatatttaatataatagtgaatctctcaaaaaaataaaaaaattgcaatacATGAGAGGAGACGTCTTTTGTTCTCCTAAATGGAACAAACCAGAAAGTTGGTTTTGGATATTGGAATATGCTTAGTTTACTATTATTGATTCCAATAAAtacatgaaaaacaaaatggaaaaaaggaaaccacAACGGAACAAAGTTTCGTTCCGTCACCCAAAACTATTATGTGTTATGCGGGCCCACCATTTTGTCTATTTAAATTAATGGGCTGCCATATTGGGCTCATCACTGATAACATCAATTTTTAAGCGTTTTGAGAATTGGGCTTTCCTAAGGACAAAAGGTTTGGGCTCAGGGTGTGCTCTACAATAATTTTGACTCGACTCAATCCTATTTTAATTGGTTTCGATGATGATGGTGTTGTCtgacaaaaaaattgatgattttgtgtGGAGTATTGAGTTGGATCCCTAAATTCCGAAACTGATATAATGTCGCGTATTAaattattctttgtttttttaacattaacaaaattaaGCGGATGGAATTGGATTGAAAAATTCACAATTCAATCTTGAAGTAGATTGACTAAATATTAACGGTTTTGAATTCATCCGTACTGAATtctattaataataataataatattacaaaTAGTTTATTACATGAGAATAAGGTGATGAGCAGTGAAAATGAAGGAATGACGACAGATGGTTGAAGACTTTAGACTTGTGTGAAGAAAAATCCGAAAGAGATAATATAAACAATGACCAAAAACAACACCGATCACGTGCACATAAGGACTAAGTTTAAGAAGGATGACGTATGAAACTTGCAGTTTTCCAAGTTCCGACCttggattatttatttatttacttgctctattaaatataatttttatttctttatttctttatttattaattggaTGAATTATATACCGCTGTCCGCTAATAGTGATTGTTAGCATCATCATTCACAACAATACGAAGCAAAACCAACCAAGCATTACGTATTTTATTGGTTAAGAAGACGAGCCCTCCCTTCCTCTTCTTGGCTTGGAGAGCCCCTACCACCAATAGTGTCAACTTGTCACACCcaaaactgttttttttttctctttctttttaaaatgtaaATGATAGTCTAATATAAAGGAAGGGAGTTTCTTATACACACTATTAAAATGTCATTTGGGTTCGAATTTGAGATCATCGATATATAGGTCAAGGTTCATTTTTATTAAGCTATAGACTCGTTGTCACCATCACCactgttaaataatatatgtgaGAAAAAGAAGTGTCATGCGAGTTCGAATCTAAGATTACTAATATCTAAATCAAAGTCTGTTTTTATTGAACTATACCTCGTTGGCACTAACACTAcggttaaataatatatatgtgagGGGAGGGTATAGAGATGGGTGTCGTCATGGCTTTTCTAATAACACACCAAGGCAGGCAAGATAGCGAAGAAGAGGGTGACCTCATTTTGTTGTCCACTGTTAGTAATAATCTACACGATTTCTGGGTCCCTCACTCCAACCATGTATGCTTgcttttctttactttttatcTTTCCTCCAAATAAACAAACGCTTTTGGTTCATACTTAAATAAAGGGTCGGCAGCAAACCTATGTTTAAAAATATGTGTTCCTATCATCTTTTTGTATCAGATAGTAATTTGTTCcaagcttttttttcttttgttttttttctacaAGTATACAAAACGTCAAAGTTCTCAGTGGGTTGGGTTTAAAAATACCCGTCAAATCAGTCAGGATTAGGGTTATTTCTTGCCCTCCGTCCATGCTTCAATCTGGCACAAgtttctgtaatttttttattcacttAATTATGATTCAATatgtataatattattatagtagctgtcaaattaaattaaagcaTGACAGGACAAGTATAGgatcttcttttttatgatttgaaagaaaaaccagtGTGATTCAGTGGGCCGAAATTATCAGGTCCGTTTGGTTTAAGATTTAGAAGTTTATGAATAGATATGAAGTTGCATTTACATGTTTGAAAAGTTCATTCCACAAATCAAACAGATCCTTAATTAAACAATTTTCTGCATAAATGTTTATTTCTCATCTAGGGACGGCACTGAGGATGTACAAGTGGTGTCACTGTACAAGACTTTCAATTTTGAAGGGCCCCAACAAAAAGTTACTTGtatattatgtttattaatattatagatattatatatctatatactTGATCATGCAAGAAAGTAACACAAGTGTGTATTTTGTTGAGTTGAAATTCATCCCCTTGATTTTAGTAAGCAAGTTGAGTTTGATCGAGTCTATATTGTGTCATACAGTAGTTGTATTTAAAGAGGAAGCACGTCAAATAAGAGAAAAGCAATATATACAAGCTTTcttcaatcaaataaaaaatttggagtGTATTATTTCATCCActcaaaaggaaacaaaaaaagttcatgTCTTCGTCCTCTTATATTttctcaaattaaaatattaaaaattttataaatgttATTTATAATTGTTGTTGCATGCTAACagatgatgaattttagttattaaaaaaattgttttatattattaagtcatgacaaatttttttataaatattttcatattaaatagAATGCTCCTTTTTAAGTTTCGCCCTCAAAATCTTAGGACCAGGCCGGTCTCATCACAAATACAGAATATTATGCGGGAAAAGCATGCATAGCTAGCTATTATTATGGATCCACATGTGAAAGACACAGGTCGATAATGTGGAAAATTGATGCCATTAGTCAGCATTTTGATAATCACAGTGTTTGTCTCTTTGAGCTGATGAACAAGTAGCCATGATGATGGGATCCAAGAAAACACCtcaaataatataaagaatttttattttaaattgcacctcaaaaaaataaattctgcATGTAATGAACgaataaaaagagagaaaattgaaatggaaGGAAGCTTTGCCAATTGAATTGCACCTTTGGCTGAGCTGAGCCCTCTGCCATCCATAGCAGTTTTTGCCGGCTCTGCAGCATCAACTTGTACtgaaaacttttatttattttgagacACATTGGAGGGAGACAATCGAAGTgtctttctcctctctctggGTCCTCCCTCTGGCAAATGGATTTAAGATTTGGTGCATTATTAAttccacatttaattttaaagaGGTGGATGATCATTTCAGCTACCTCTCAAGTCTGAAATGCTGACGCTGAGCATGACGATTTGTTATATATGGGAGGATATGGCTTTTCAGATTTGACCTCCAGCATGGCGACCACGAGCGCCACACTCTTCCAATATCAAAAAGCAGCAATTCATCTTAATTTCTTTGGTCCACGACGCttcatttcatttccattGCTTCGTTTTGATTTGTGATTTGTTCACAAGTTTCAAACAAGCAAGCGTGGATTTTTGATAAACAAGATAAGATGAAGTATGATTACTCTGTTTTATCTATATCTCTCGACACGACACGACGTCATTTATCAAAATATCTTGTCGCATCGTTTACCGtttatcaaaagaagaaaaataaaaaataaaaagtatttaaatgaaatataaaagtaATTTGCTAAGGAGGACAACGAATGCATACGCATGCCCTATTTATTTCACACCAATATCTTTATAAATATTGCTTCATTTAcatattaaagaaaagttaGGTTTAGGCCCTTTTCTACTCACCattagaaaatatttaaatcataAGAGATCTTCTCTGTCACgatcagaaaaaataaattttcgtGAGggataattttaaatttgacaTATAGCCATTTTGTAAGATTAGGGTGTGTTGACTTTGAAAAAGGCAAACTGAATACTTGGGGAAGATATGTGGAATGGAGTAAATAGCTGGACAAGTTTCAAAATCTTATTGCCATTTAATGCGTGCTAGTCGCATCACGAAAATTACCCTTGTATCTTCAAATAGAAGTTatgtttttcactttttgcGGCCAAAAAAGTTGGATTTGGACCACCCCATCAACTCATTCTAGTTCCCAAATTAAGACATGTTCCTTCGTAATTAGGTTTCAAATGGAATATATATTAACTAACAAAAATAAGTTTACTAATGTGATAATGATTGTATCAAAGAAAGGAAGTTTAAGCCAATGAGGTTTAGGCTCTgtttgggattgctttttttggccaaaatctccttcactttaaagttaagcagtttaaggtgttgggtaaaaataaaatatatctcgattattttaaaaataatgacCTTTTGACAGCAGCTTTAAAAAGCATGTCCTGGGTTGTTTTTCAAAGTtacttttaaaagaagcaTATATGAgcatttaatgaatttttttaattctcaaGATatcatcattaatttttaaaaataacaccACATCCACCTCCACATCCAActtcaccacctccaccaccaccaccaccacatcctcctcctcctcctcctcctcctcctccgccACCACAACCTCCTCCTTctccgccaccaccaccttcacctCTATCTCATtcaccacctcctccaccaccattACCACTGTATGCGTATAACGCTTTCAACATCAtgtctattttagtcattattcacaATTACAacagttttatattaaaatttaccaaacagtTTTGAAACTGCTTTTTGTATTAATagcactttaaaaaatattgtttatcaAACATGGAGCTTCTTTATTTTacaactaattatttttaaagcacatCAGaagtaactttttttaaaagtgacaGCAATCCCAAACTGGCCCTTAATCCATTAGAAAAGACCTTGACTTGTAAATTAGTGGTCTCATATTCGAATATTAATGACACCTTGGTAGTGCGTGTGTGAGAAAACATCATCCTCTTTGTAGTTAGACTATTACttatgtttaaaaataaaaaataaaaaacttaagaGTTCGaaacataaatatatcaaataaaaaattgtacatAGCTCTAATTCTAGAGTACACACCTACACTCACCCTCCTTCATCTTGATTAGAACCCCTTGTTCAACCTTTACCCAACGTATGGAGAGAAAATACTCTCTACTACtcaaacaatacaatacaatcaATATATTATCTAATACTGATTAATCACCTAATATAGTCGATTAGCTAACAGACAAATTAACCAACATGCTGATCTCTTAGCATAACTACTCATATGATGACAGCTGACCATATTGTAATGACTAAAGAGACCACAGGATCCTATCATTATCAAATAAGCCAAGTTTATGACTAAGGTCAAAGGGTGGAAGCACAAAATGCCCCCTCACAACCCCAATTTTTGGCTTCGCCTATGTATAcagttgacaaaaaaaaaacattttaaaatcaaTCTAATTCGTTTAAGAATCAcacacaatatatatataagtccCGATCTTTTAGATCATaggagttcaagagattgtggtcacgtaccgttggatattaatccaatggttcaaaaaagtttcttaaaaagagTAAGAATAAGTGAATCGTTGAATTTATATCAAATGATGAATGACCACAAATATCTTAAACTCCTATAATCCAAGAAATCAAATATGACTATTATATACGTCTCTTAATCACATGCTTTAAATTTAGTATCATTAAATTCATAGGCAAACCCACCCTATTAGGAGATGGTCAATCGTGGGTTTGCATCCTTTGTTAGATGCTGATGTGGGCCATTATTTATAAGCTTACATGGAGCcccttgttttaattttaaagaaataaaaaacaagaagggggtgaaaagagaagagaagctctctctctctctctctctctctctaagtaTGAGCATGTAAAGGCCAAAAGAGTGGGCCATTCCAACGTGTGATGCAATCCCCTTCAACTCATATCTTAAACAACCACACGATATATGGCAGACACCATATTTACCACCATCAACGGTGcacctttcacaaaattcccaagactcaatttcatcaatcatGGTGGGTCCCGCAACCCCACATCCATCCACACACACAACAAAGGTCACCTCCGCATTAGCATATCGACAACCCACGTGGTGCTCTGCCATTGGTTGTGCCCATACAGACCCAAAAGTAGCCTGGGCCATGCCGTCTAATCTCCCCCAAGCCCACAGCCTCCTCCTCCGTGCCTGGGGGAAAGTAAAAGACAACGCCACGTGTCGGCAGGGGAACGTCACGATGACGAGGAAAGTGTGATTTAGCTCCGATGATTATGTCATGGGGAGTGGGACCCGGCACCACCCAAGCACACATATTTGTCCACGTCAGCTGACCCTGCTTTTTACCACACTGGGGCTCTggggtggagagagagagggcttcTTTAGCTTTTTGTTACGTCAAGGTTCAATCTTACCGTTCCACGTCGAAGTCAATCTGACGTCATCCTCATTTACTACGATGAcaatctcttctctctctctctctctcacccccCCATGTGACTGCTCCCAAGATAATCCACCGGCAAATATCCAGTATTTCCGAGCTACcgtattattttcttaatgcaTCCCCACCACCCACGCGCTCGCTTAGCGCGTGTACCTCCATCTTCTAATCATTCATTCATCTACctctattttgtttatttcttttggttttgaagtattttccttcttcattAACGAAATGAGGAGgcaaacaaatgaaacaatGCTAGGACCTTCCTAGATGTCAAATATTAACTAGAGAGGTAGACTATATATTGAGAAGCGTAAATTCATGAACTTAGACGGGAGCAACAAAAGTTTATGTACTTGCacacaaaatttcaaaggttatataaaacttcaaaatagTTACAACAACTTGGGGAGGTCACATCCATTTCAGGATTATATGTGTCTCCACCCCTTAATTAGAGCACTTGGttaaatttcttgaaattATGTCTAAATTCGACAATAGTTTGGTTAACTAaaacattttgttttataatttgttATTATAGTAAATGGCGAGCTCAAATGATTAAGAGCAATTAGCATTACATccaagatttttttaattactaaaataatcaaataaatgAAGTTGACAATAACTTGAATAAAAGAATTGAAAGATTATGAGTATTCTTCTCAATATATCAAAGgaagattgaaaaaaaatctcaaagaAAATTCACATTTCTATTTCTCATAAACTGATGTCTTATACAATTATTGGAGCCAACTccctttttttgaaaaaaaaatttatttatatcaagCAAACTAATTAACTTAACTAGTTGATAGTTAAACTAAATAAATGACATAatcattattttgttatgCTGACGTGGCATACGTATATCACCTAATACCAAAATAATAGAAGTATTAAATACATGTATAGAAAACATAGGTGAAGAGATTCGATATGTGAGTACCAAAACCCTACGGCCCTTTGGTTTATGGGAAAGGAGGCTTGGGAATGGGAATTCAAttactttcccatgtttggtaagtccaggcATGGGAAATGATTGCCTGGCATATGGGAAAGTAGGGGGGAAAGTGAAACATTCCTcttaacttgggttttgttttccctcctcaagggaaagtttgggaaaatgaaacaacattcaatgcacaattttcatgactattttgtccctatgaacaatttataattacaacgtatcattaaatgcattctttttttatttgatttaatatgggtataattggaaaattatacaaactttgttttccattcatactcaaaacaaacatgggaaatgaaaCAAAGTGAAATCTCCCGGTTACTTTCCCGATATTATCAAACGTGGGAATGAAATTTTTCATTCCTATTCCTTAGGAAATAACATGAGAAATtatttcccctcaaattcattccgtgaaccaaacgggaCCTACAAGTAGCTTTAATCGTTTTCTCATGTGAGATTATATCAGCTCTAAAAATCgatcattttaaaattataattaatttattatcatAAATATTCACTTGTAGTATACCACATCTCAATAAATTGGTGTAATTTTTCGACCGCCATACCACATTAGGACATTAGatttaacttttaaaaaacaaaagcaattatTAAGTTGAAAAACTTAATAGAAAAACTTGGCGCGTGGGTATAGAAATGTTCACAACCTTCGATCCAAAAGAACCTATGTTTACACACAGTACATAGTGATGTAAGCAAAACGCACCCCGTCCTCTCGCCCTTCtcctttatatttataaaaacccCCCCTCTCTCAAACCCACCACTTACCTTCCACCTTAATTCTTTCCCCTTTGTCTTTGCCTTTGCTCTTGCCCTCCGTTGACATCATTTCAccacacctctctctctctctctttctctctctctctttctctctcttaacACTCTTCTTCACCACTTTTAGTCTTTCCTCTGGCTCTTCCGGCAGCGATGCAAGGCCTACGGCGTTGCACAAACGACGTCGTCCACCTGGGCCTCTCCCCCTCCCCGACCCCGCCCTCCCCTCCCGGCCCTCCCTCCAACAACCCCTCCTCCCTCTCCATCGACGTGGCTGAGTCCGCCGAGACCCGCATCCGCCGCCTCATCTCCGAGCACCCTGTCATCATCTTCAGCCGCACCTCCTGCTGCATGTGCCACGTCATGAAGAAGCTCCTCGCCACGATTGGGGTCCACCCCACCGTCATCGAATTGGACGATCACGAGATCGCCGCcctcccctcctcctcctcggaCGACAACAACAACGAAGAACAGCAACATCAGCAACAACCTTGTAATACTCCGCCCGCCGTTTTCATTGGTGGCACGTGCGTCGGTGGCCTCGAATCTCTCGTGGCCCTCCACCTCAGCGGCCACCTCGTCCCCAAACTGGTCCAAGTCGGTGTCCTCTGGGTATGATTTGAGAGTacatacaaaatcaaaatctctATCTccatcaatatatatttataattatatattaattgtaatttttggTTTCATCAATATTATGGGttgcttattattattataattagtattaattagtattgttctgaaattaaattagggaaaaaaataGTGAGTTTGTTTGGGTGGAGATGTATTGTACTGAAATACTCGCGCTTTCAGTGTCGTATACGGGACATGTTTGCTGAATTACGTACATCGATCGCTTCTGATCCACGTCCAACGACTTCGATCTAGATTCTAAACAGTCTTGCTCAGTCTGAAGTAAATTGGGCCCCACACTCCCTGATGATGATACTATTATAGCAATTATTGGACCATCAGGAGCTTCAGGACCGTCCGATGTGTGGACTTCCTGGTAGGTAGACCGTAGGTAGTTCTAGctctagctctctctctctctctctcaaagtcCTGGGTTCTGGGTAGCGGCAATGGAATGTGATGTATATTTTGTCCTACTTTAATATATAGATTGTAAATTTAccccttttttaatttgaggGAAACAAAATGTTATTTGTAGTCAGTTTGATATAAATGGCTAGGACGGACGATGAGATGAGTACCGGTGTGGGTCCCTCTTGCAATTATTGATCAATCAgggccgtttaaattgtagtGTATTCTTTGATTCCCAAGTAAACAACAGTGACTGGTCGTCGTAGTATTAGTACTTGTTAAATATCTTTTGATTCTTCCTTTTGCCCATCAATATCAAAATCTTGGCTAAAGCATAGCCTTAGGGTTCTTGGTGAAAATGACAAAGCTTTCAATATTGCTTGCTCTACTGTTAAATATTCCTAAATCAGGAAAATACTATCACATTTATATACCACACTGTGCGTCATCTTTCACCTCTTTAATAGCGGTTGATCTCATTACCCCATAAATTAAGGTTCCACTCATTTATTGTAAACTAAAAATTccctttttttgaaaagaatattgaaaaataatagcTTGACCATTATGGACTTAGGTGATCCAGATTTATAAGTGTGACAGGTAAATTCACCTGAAAATAGAAGGTAAAGACAAATGCAGAATTGTCACCATGCATGAGACAGTTTTCAATTTGATGTGTCCTAGTGTGAGATGCCTCTTCAACA
This window encodes:
- the LOC18788813 gene encoding heat shock factor protein HSF30 isoform X1, which translates into the protein MDGVAVKEEEIVTCTVGSSSSSSSSFSPQPIEGLHEVGPPPFLTKTFEMVEDPSTDAIVSWSRARNSFVVWDSHKFSTTLLPRYFKHGNFSSFIRQLNTYGFRKVDPDRWEFANEGFLGGQRHLLKTIKRRRHMSQSMQQEGGGGACVELGQYGLETELERLKRDRNVLMTEIVRLRQQQQNSKEQVMAMEGRLQTTEKKQQQIMAFLAKALNSPSFIQNLVEKKARNKELRGMEIGRKRRLSASPSVENLQEKPKTHVADYSASQDQGELETIGSQIETFFSAAALDNESSSDIIDPHSSSVGGNFGIVNETTWEELWSDELIGGNPEEDVIVVGDESDIDVAVEDLVAEPADWGEDLQELVDQMGYLIRRTGRRRPLRGSDP
- the LOC18788813 gene encoding heat shock factor protein HSF30 isoform X2 produces the protein MDGVAVKEEEIVTCTVGSSSSSSSSFSPQPIEGLHEVGPPPFLTKTFEMVEDPSTDAIVSWSRARNSFVVWDSHKFSTTLLPRYFKHGNFSSFIRQLNTYGFRKVDPDRWEFANEGFLGGQRHLLKTIKRRRHMSQSMQQEGGGGACVELGQYGLETELERLKRDRNVLMTEIVRLRQQQQNSKEQVMAMEGRLQTTEKKQQQIMAFLAKALNSPSFIQNLVEKKARNKELRGMEIGRKRRLSASPSVENLQEKPKTHVADYSASQDQGELETIGSQIETFFSAAALDNESSSDIIDPHSSSVGGNFGIVNETTWEELWSDELIGGNPEEDVIVVGDESDIDVAVEDLVAEPADWGGPADGDL
- the LOC109947728 gene encoding glutaredoxin-C6-like — encoded protein: MQGLRRCTNDVVHLGLSPSPTPPSPPGPPSNNPSSLSIDVAESAETRIRRLISEHPVIIFSRTSCCMCHVMKKLLATIGVHPTVIELDDHEIAALPSSSSDDNNNEEQQHQQQPCNTPPAVFIGGTCVGGLESLVALHLSGHLVPKLVQVGVLWGKK